The following proteins are encoded in a genomic region of Petrotoga sp. 9PWA.NaAc.5.4:
- a CDS encoding ATP-binding protein, protein MSNYIKLQNNLEELNLNEIKNNLDKYLNLVKEGEKSFVDALYELSSLEIKAKEKRAMYSCVRIANFPFLKGVEDFDFAFQPGINKQEILENRLQKRLKHFAKYKVLVIDEIGYLPIDNDSSNLFFQLISERYEKHSTIIITNTPFSDWQEIFGSPVLAVNDKIKRYKKLQIKMYRNEHKNGILL, encoded by the coding sequence ATGAGTAATTACATAAAACTTCAAAACAATTTAGAAGAATTGAATCTTAATGAAATCAAGAACAATTTAGATAAATATTTGAATTTAGTAAAAGAAGGAGAAAAGAGTTTTGTAGATGCGCTATATGAATTAAGTAGTTTAGAAATAAAAGCGAAAGAAAAAAGAGCGATGTATTCATGTGTAAGAATAGCAAACTTTCCTTTTTTGAAAGGTGTAGAAGATTTTGACTTTGCTTTTCAGCCAGGAATAAACAAACAGGAGATATTAGAAAATAGACTACAAAAAAGACTAAAACATTTTGCAAAGTACAAAGTACTTGTAATAGATGAGATAGGATATTTGCCAATAGATAATGACAGTTCTAACCTATTTTTTCAATTGATTTCAGAAAGATACGAAAAACATAGTACGATAATAATAACAAATACACCTTTTTCTGATTGGCAGGAAATATTTGGTTCTCCTGTGTTAGCTGTAAATGATAAAATAAAAAGGTATAAAAAGTTGCAAATAAAAATGTACAGAAATGAACATAAAAATGGTATCCTTCTTTAG